The sequence GATCCGAAGTCCGTTCTTATCAGCGAAGCGGAAACGTGGAAAGCAGACTGCCTGTTTTTGGGGGCTCGGGGCTTGAGTCCGTTGAATCGTTTCTTACTTGGAAGCGTGTCGATGGGCATCGCGGCGCGGGCCCGTTGTTCGGTGGAGATCGTGAGAGGGTAAATATGCCCGACAAAAAATATATTCGAACGTTTGAAACCTTGACGATTCATGATGTTCCTTTGGTCGGGGGGAAAAACGCTTCGTTGGGGGAGATGGTTCGTTCCTTAAAAGAAAAGGGCGTTCGTGTCCCCGATGGATTCGCCACCACCTCTGAGGCCTATTGGGATTTCCTCGATGCCAATCAATTAACGGAGCAGATTAAATTCCATGTAAACGGCATTCCGAATAAAAAAGAGTCCGTTCAAAAAGCGGGTCGACTGATTCGGCGACTTTTCCTTGAGTCTGAATTCCCTCCTGAATTGGCGGACCAGATACGAGCGGCTTACCGTGATTTGGGCGAGAAAACTTCCTCAAAGAATGTTGCGGTCGCGGTTCGAAGCAGCGCAACGGCTGAAGATCTTCCCAATGCCAGTTTTGCCGGTCAACAGGAAACTTTTCTCAATATAAAAGGTGAAGATCAGGTGATTGACGCTTGCCGGAGATGTTTTGCCTCCCTTTTTACCGATCGCGCCATTGTCTACCGACAAGAAAAAGGGTTTGACCATATGAAAGTGGCTCTCTCTATTGGGATTCAACGGATGGTTCGGTCTGATCTGGCAGGATCAGGCGTTATGTTTTCAATTGACACGGAAACCGGATTCCCCAATGTGGTGGTCATCAACGCGGCTTGGGGATTGGGCGAAACTGTTGTTCAGGGAAGCGTGGATCCTGATGAAGTGGTGGTTTTTAAACCGCTTTTGGAAAACAACAAAATGATTCCGATCCTTGAAAAAATTATCGGTCGAAAAGAGCAGAAAATGGTTTACGCCCAAAGCGGAAACAAAACCACAAAAACTGTGCCCACGACTGCAAAGGAACAAGCCGCCTTTGTTTTAAATGACGATGAAATTTTAACGCTGGCCAAGTGGGCCACAACTATCGAGAAACATTATGGAACTCCGATGGATATGGAGTGGGCCAAGGATGGGAAAACAAATGAATTGTTTGTTGTTCAAGCGCGGCCTGAAACTGTGCAGTCTCAAAAGGAAAAAGGGGTTTTCAAAACATACGCGCTCAAGGAGAAAGGGAAAAAGCTTCTTCAGGGGTTGGCTATTGGCGACATGATTGCGGTTGGAAAAGTGCAAGTGATTAAAAATCCAAAAGATTTGGACCGATTTGAGTCTGGGTCCATTCTTGTGACCACCAATACCGATCCCGATTGGGTTTCGATAATGAAAAAAGCGGCCGGCATCGTCACCGACCATGGGGGGCGCACCTCTCACGCGGCGATTGTAAGCCGTGAATTGGGAATACCCGCTTTGGTTGGAACCGGGACGGGGACGGCGGTATTGAAAAACGGGGATCTTGTCACACTTTCATGCGCCGAAGGAGAAAATGGTTTTATCTACAAAGGAAAGTTGCCCTTTGAAGAGATCGAAGTAGATTTGGAGAAGTTGCCGATAACAAAAACACAGATCATGATGAATATGGCAAGCCCCGAAGCCGCCTTCCGGTGGTGGCGCCTTCCCGCCAGAGGAGTCGGATTGGCTCGAATGGAGTTCATCATCAGCGATCTCATTAAAGTTCATCCCATGGCCTTGGTTCATTTTGAACGCGTCAAAAACAAACGGGATCAAACAAAAATCCAAAACATCACGCGCGGGTTTCGGTTTAAGTCCGACTACTTTGTGGATCATTTGGCGCAAGGGATCTCCAAAATCGCGGCGTCTCAGTATCCCCATCCCGTGATTGTTCGGATGAGCGATTTCAAAACCAATGAATATGCAAATTTGATCGGTGGGAAAAATTTCGAACCCATTGAAGAGAACCCGATGATTGGTTTTAGAGGCGCATCGAGATATTACGATGATCGTTATCGCGAGGGTTTTTCCTTGGAGTGTCAGGCGCTAAAACGGGTTCGGGACACTGTTGGCCTTACCAATGTTCTTTTGATGATCCCGTTTTGTCGGACCTTGGAGGAGGCCGACAAGGTATTGGCCGAGATGGCCAAAAACGGCCTCAAGCGGGGAGAAAATGGTCTTGAGGTTTACGTGATGTGCGAGATTCCATCGAACGTTGTTTTGGCGGAGGGCTTCGCTGACCGGTTTGACGGTTTCTCCATTGGGTCCAATGATTTGACCCAATTGACGCTGGGGGTGGACCGGGATTCGATGGAGCTCGCGCACCTTTTTGACGAACGCAATGAGGCCGTTAAAAGTTTGATTCGAGAGGTGATCGAAAAAGCCCACAAGAAGAATCGGAAAGTGGGAATTTGTGGTCAAGCCCCGAGCGACTATCCTGATTTTGCTGAATTCCTGGTTCGAGCCGGTATTGATTCGATTTCATTGAATCCGGACAGCATTGTTCCTATTTTGCGTCGTGTGATCAAAATGGAACAGCCATGACAGACGTCCTCGCCTGGAAAGTCGGGGACCGGTGTGTGATGGAAAAAACGGAACTCGATCGCTTGATCGCTGAATTGACCAAAGACGGCTATACCACCCTGGGCCCCACCGTCCGTGATGGCGCGATTGTTTATGACAATATTGGATCGATGGCGGACTTGCCGGAAGGATGGACCGATGAACAGGAGGCCGCCACTTACCGGTTGAAAAAGCGAAATGACAAAGCGCTTTTTGGTTACGTGGTGGGCCCCCATTCGTGGAAGAAATATTTGTTCCCGCCCACCGTTTCATTGATGCAAATAGACAGAAACGAAGCCGGCCTGGCCATCAAAAGTGAACCGGAAAATCTTCAGCGTTTTGCTTTTATTGGAGTGAGGGCCTGCGAGTTAAACGCCCTTGCGATCCAAGATCAGGTTTTTTTGGGGGGCGCTTTTGTTGATCCCATTTACAAGAGCCGCCGGGATGGAGTTTTTATTGTGGCGGTGAACTGTTCTCAAGCGGGAAAAACCTGTTTTTGTGTGTCGATGAACACCGGGCCCAAAGCAACCGCGGGTTTTGACTTGGCGTTAACAGAAATGATCGGGGAAGGAAATCACCGCTTTTTGATTGAAATGGGCACCGAACGCGGGGCTTTGCTTATGAGCAAAATCGAATGTTTTCGGGCGACTGAAGAGCTGGTCCAAAAGGGAGAAAAAATTGTTGAGCAAACCGCCCAACAGATGGGGCGAACCATGAATACCCAAGGAATCAAAGATCTCCTTTATCAAAATCTCGAACATGCGCGCTGGAATCAGGTGGCGGAGCGGTGTTTAAGTTGCGCCAATTGCACGATGGTCTGCCCCACCTGTTTTTGTTCAACGGTCGAAGATGTGACGGATTTGACGGGGGATCATGCTGAACGGGTGCGGAAATGGGATTCCTGTTTCACTCAAGGTTTTTCCTATACCGCGGCGGGAGTGGTGCGACCATCCGTCAAATCGCGATACCGGCAATGGATGACACACAAGTTGGCCACTTGGATTGATCAATTTGGAAGTTCTGGTTGCGTGGGATGCGGGCGATGCATCACGTGGTGCCCGGTGGGGATTGATATCACCCAGGAAGTCGCCGCGATCAGAGGAGAAAAAAAGAACAGCCGCTGAGGAGATAAAAATATGGAACTCACCCAAAAAAAGAAGGCCTTGTTGCCCCAAGTTGAATTTTTTAAAGAGTTAACCCCTCGGTTGATGGATGTTTTATTGAATAACGCGTTTGAAATTAATTTCCAATCGGGACAATTCATTTTTCATCGAGATGAAGCCGCCGATCATTTTTACATTGTGCTGAGAGGGTCCGTTGCGGTGGGGATTTATCCGGATAGGCATGGGCCTCATAAGATACAAACTCTTCATGACGGGGACCTGTTGGGTTGGTCATGGATTGTTCCTCCTTATCAATGGCGTTTTGATGCGATGGCGCAAGTTCCCACACGGCTTCTTGCCATGGAGGGGAAACGTATTCGGCAAGAATGCGAAAAGGATCATGAATTGGGACACGAAATATTTAAAAAGGTGGCGTATGCGTTGGCTGGGCGACTTGAGGGGGCGCGTTTTCAACTATTGGATGTTTATGGATTAAGTGAAGAGAAAACAAGGCGGTTCATTTGAAAAACGCGAACCCCATGCTTCCTGTTCCTTTAAGAGTCGAGCGGGTCCGCCGTGAAACCATTGATACAATGACCTTGGAATTTGGCGGGGAGGGGGCCTTCTCGCCTTTTCGTCCCGGTCAGTTCAATATGATTTACCTGTTTGGCGTTGGAGAAATTCCCATTTCCATTTGTGGGGATCCGGCCCTTCCTCAGAAATTGGTTCATACCACCCGCGTGGTGGGGACGGTGACCAAAGCCATGGGTCAATTAAAAAAAATGGATCAGGTGGGAATCCGCGGACCCTTTGGATCTTTTTGGCCCCTTGAAGAGGCGCAAGGAAAAGATGTCTTGCTTGTGGCCGGGGGGATTGGATTGGCGCCACTGCGTCCTGTGGTGCTTTCAATCATGAAAAATCGAAAGGCGTTTGGACGGGTCGTGTTGCTTTATGGGGTGAGAACCCCATCCGACATCCTCTATCAAACAGATTTAAAAAAATGGAAATCAAAAATGAATGTGTTGGTCACTGTGGACCGTTCCGCGGGAAAATGGAAGGGGCCCGTAGGTGTGGTGACCTCTTTAATACCCCGGGCTCCGTTGAACCCAAAACAAACCATCGCCATGATTTGTGGCCCTGAGATCATGATGAAATTTACGATTTCAGAACTTGAAAAGCGTGGTGTGCCCAAAGAGCGACTGTATCTTTCCATGGAACGCAACATGAAATGCGCGGTGGGTTTCTGTGGCCATTGTCAGTGGGGGCCCGCGTTTGTGTGTAAAGACGGCCCCGTTTTTCGTTATGACCGGATTCACTCCTGGTTCAACGCGCGTGAGGTTTGATATGGCGAAGGTTCGGAAACCAAAATTGGCGGTTTGGAAATTCGCTTCCTGTGACGGGTGTCAATTGAGCCTGCTTGAGTGTGAAGATGAATTGTTGGCCCTCGCGAACAATATAGAGATCGCATATTTCCCCGAGGCCTCGCGGAAAGTTGTGAAAGGCCCTTACGATTTGTCCTTGGTTGAAGGCTCCATTACCACGGCGCACGATGTCAAGCGCATCCATGAGGTTCGAAAGTCCTCGCGCGCGCTTGTGACCATCGGCGCCTGCGCGACCGCTGGTGGCATCCAAGCCTTGAGAAATTTTAAGGACGTCAAAGAATTCATGTCCATTGTTTATGCCACGCCAAAATTTATTTCCACATTGGAAAAATCCACCCCCATCTCTGACCACGTCTATGTTGATTTCGAATTGCGGGGTTGCCCGATCAACAAGGAACAATTGTTAGAGGTGATCAATGCCTTTTTAAATGGTCGCAAACCCAATGTGTCCCCGCACAGTGTGTGTATGGAATGCAAAGCGCGTGGTGTTGTGTGTGTGATGGTGGCTCATGGAACACCCTGTTTGGGGCCCGTCACGCAAGCGGGCTGCGGCGCCATATGCCCGGCGTATCACCGCGGTTGTTATGGATGTTTTGGGCCCAAAGAAACACCCCACACCCGTTCTTTAAGCGCTCAAATGAAAAAATTGGGAGCAAGCGAGGCGGACCTTGTCCGCGTCTACCGAACCTTCAACGCGGGCAGTGAGGCTTTCC is a genomic window of Elusimicrobiota bacterium containing:
- the ppsA gene encoding Phosphoenolpyruvate synthase; translation: MPDKKYIRTFETLTIHDVPLVGGKNASLGEMVRSLKEKGVRVPDGFATTSEAYWDFLDANQLTEQIKFHVNGIPNKKESVQKAGRLIRRLFLESEFPPELADQIRAAYRDLGEKTSSKNVAVAVRSSATAEDLPNASFAGQQETFLNIKGEDQVIDACRRCFASLFTDRAIVYRQEKGFDHMKVALSIGIQRMVRSDLAGSGVMFSIDTETGFPNVVVINAAWGLGETVVQGSVDPDEVVVFKPLLENNKMIPILEKIIGRKEQKMVYAQSGNKTTKTVPTTAKEQAAFVLNDDEILTLAKWATTIEKHYGTPMDMEWAKDGKTNELFVVQARPETVQSQKEKGVFKTYALKEKGKKLLQGLAIGDMIAVGKVQVIKNPKDLDRFESGSILVTTNTDPDWVSIMKKAAGIVTDHGGRTSHAAIVSRELGIPALVGTGTGTAVLKNGDLVTLSCAEGENGFIYKGKLPFEEIEVDLEKLPITKTQIMMNMASPEAAFRWWRLPARGVGLARMEFIISDLIKVHPMALVHFERVKNKRDQTKIQNITRGFRFKSDYFVDHLAQGISKIAASQYPHPVIVRMSDFKTNEYANLIGGKNFEPIEENPMIGFRGASRYYDDRYREGFSLECQALKRVRDTVGLTNVLLMIPFCRTLEEADKVLAEMAKNGLKRGENGLEVYVMCEIPSNVVLAEGFADRFDGFSIGSNDLTQLTLGVDRDSMELAHLFDERNEAVKSLIREVIEKAHKKNRKVGICGQAPSDYPDFAEFLVRAGIDSISLNPDSIVPILRRVIKMEQP
- the asrB gene encoding Anaerobic sulfite reductase subunit B yields the protein MLPVPLRVERVRRETIDTMTLEFGGEGAFSPFRPGQFNMIYLFGVGEIPISICGDPALPQKLVHTTRVVGTVTKAMGQLKKMDQVGIRGPFGSFWPLEEAQGKDVLLVAGGIGLAPLRPVVLSIMKNRKAFGRVVLLYGVRTPSDILYQTDLKKWKSKMNVLVTVDRSAGKWKGPVGVVTSLIPRAPLNPKQTIAMICGPEIMMKFTISELEKRGVPKERLYLSMERNMKCAVGFCGHCQWGPAFVCKDGPVFRYDRIHSWFNAREV